Proteins encoded within one genomic window of Episyrphus balteatus chromosome 1, idEpiBalt1.1, whole genome shotgun sequence:
- the LOC129920960 gene encoding uncharacterized protein LOC129920960 isoform X4, translated as MVTFPFISEQHRALQLTFQNINVLHNDKKILADVSGMVSPGEVLAIMGPSGCGKTTLLDSLSGQRHIESGCIYLNRETISKKWRRKICYVQQEEVFFAGLTLRETIVYTALLRLPEKIPYDDKIKLVDRVLEALELTNCQQTKFGDYMNRGLSGGEKKRASIACELLTNPLLMLLDEPTSGLDSYSAISLMKVLKRYAIQEQKTVVITVHQPSSQMFHMFDKLLLLYNGRTAYFGEVKNIFSYFEGIGVTIKPHYNPADFVLEQIKSYPDIREKLFIAARESHGNFLNRNCITANTEYTNKNHDTLINDIINNYYKDIKNNHNNELNHEDAQHLWAAADLQSNFSSASSEYHEMMHNWLDYPTRFHTQFRVLSSRNFKEAKPRMLSKLNWLQTIGLGLMAGAIWFQIPRTEEFLHDLQGWMFFSQTYWMLFALFGALNSFPSEREVISKERRSGAYRLSAYYLAKMFGELPLIITLPTVYLLISYPMLGCSSLKLFFLMLVFLLLNTIVAQSVGFFIGACCMDMNVSITLSALYTLATQLFGGYLSSRIPPGLSWIRYTSMIHYAYQNMQILEFGEGPAIRCGNPSSYEVCKHNSTEYIPYEDILNAQNSNCPLWLNTMVLIVFFIVFRTLGYSVLRYVRCPKS; from the exons ATGGTCACCTTTCCTTTTATATCAGAGCAACATCGAGCACTTCAACtaacatttcaaaatataaatgttCTGCACAAcgataaaaaaattctagctgaCGTCAGTGGAATGGTAAG CCCCGGGGAAGTTCTGGCAATTATGGGTCCATCAGGATGTGGAAAAACAACCCTACTCGACAGTCTTAGTGGTCAACGGCATATTGAAAGTGGTTGTATCTATTTAAATCGCGAGACTATATCAAAGAAATGGCGTCGGAAAATCTGTTATGTTCAGCAAGAAGAAGTTTTCTTTGCTGGACTGACTCTTCGAGAAACAATAGTTTATACAGCACTGCTGCGTTTACCTGAAAAAATTCCATAtgatgataaaattaaattagtagATAGAGTCCTTGAGGCTCTTGAGCTTACGAATTGTCAACAAACTAAATTTGGAGATTATATGAACAGAGGACTCTCTGGCGGGGAAAAGAAAAGAGCTAGCATAGCTTGTGAGTTACTGACAAACCCTCTGTTGATGCTTCTTGAT GAACCTACTTCTGGTCTTGATAGTTATTCAGCGATTTCTCTGATGAAAGTACTAAAAAGATACGCCATTCAGGAGCAAAAAACTGTTGTCATCACTGTTCACCAACCATCATCACAAATGTTTCACATGTTCGATAAATTACTTCTTTTGTACAATGGAAGGACAGCTTATTTTGGTGAAGTGAAGAATATATTCAGTTATTTTGAAGGTATCGGAGTCACAATTAAGCCACATTATAACCCTGCCGATTTTGTGT TGGAACAAATAAAATCCTATCCAGATATTAGAGAGAAACTATTTATCGCGGCTCGAGAATCTCATGGGAACTTCTTGAACCGCAATTGCATCACAGCTAATACTgaatacacaaacaaaaatcatgATACTCTGATCAACgacataataaataattattataaggatattaaaaataatcacAATAATGAACTGAATCACGAGGATGCACAACATCTTTGGGCTGCAGCAGATTTACAATCAAATTTCAGTTCCGCATCGAGTGAATACCATGAAATGATGCACAATTGGTTGGACTATCCGACGAGGTTTCATACCCAGTTTCGGGTATTGTCGAGTCGAAATTTCAAAGAAGCAAAACCTCGGATGTTATCGAAACTTAATTGGTTGCAAACCATTGGATTGGGCTTAATGGCGGGTGCCATATGGTTTCAAATTCCAAGGACTGAAGAGTTTTTGCATGATTTGCAAGGATGGATGTTTTTCTCGCAAACATATTGGATGTTGTTTGCGCTTTTTGGTGCCCTTAATTCAT tCCCTTCTGAACGTGAAGTTATTAGCAAAGAAAGGCGCTCTGGAGCATACAGATTATCAGCTTATTATCTAGCCAAAATGTTCGGTGAACTGCCATTAATAATTACTCTTCCTACAGTGTACCTGCTTATCAGCTACCCTATGCTTGGTTGTTCGAG TCTCAAGCTTTTCTTCTTGATGTTGGTATTTTTACTGCTCAATACAATTGTGGCTCAAAGTGTTGGATTTTTCATAGGTGCATGTTGCATGGATATGAATGTCAGCATAACTTTGAGTGCTTTATATACACTAGCTACACAACTTTTTGGGGGGTACTTATCGTCGAGGATACCACCTGGCCTCAGCTGGATACGATACACGTCGATGATACACTATGCATATCAAAATATGCAAATTCTGGAATTTGGAGAGGGCCCGGCGATAAG ATGTGGCAATCCTAGCAGCTATGAAGTGTGCAAACACAATAGTACCGAATACATTCCATACGAAGATATTCTGAATGCACAGAACTCAAATTGTCCTCTGTGGTTAAATACTATGGTGTTGATAGTGTTTTTTATTGTGTTCCGTACTTTAGGTTATTCAGTTTTGCGCTATGTACGATGTCCAAAATCgtga
- the LOC129920960 gene encoding uncharacterized protein LOC129920960 isoform X5 → MGKVVLGANTRSDHAMVTFPFISEQHRALQLTFQNINVLHNDKKILADVSGMVSPGEVLAIMGPSGCGKTTLLDSLSGQRHIESGCIYLNRETISKKWRRKICYVQQEEVFFAGLTLRETIVYTALLRLPEKIPYDDKIKLVDRVLEALELTNCQQTKFGDYMNRGLSGGEKKRASIACELLTNPLLMLLDEPTSGLDSYSAISLMKVLKRYAIQEQKTVVITVHQPSSQMFHMFDKLLLLYNGRTAYFGEVKNIFSYFEGIGVTIKPHYNPADFVLEQIKSYPDIREKLFIAARESHGNFLNRNCITANTEYTNKNHDTLINDIINNYYKDIKNNHNNELNHEDAQHLWAAADLQSNFSSASSEYHEMMHNWLDYPTRFHTQFRVLSSRNFKEAKPRMLSKLNWLQTIGLGLMAGAIWFQIPRTEEFLHDLQGWMFFSQTYWMLFALFGALNSFPSEREVISKERRSGAYRLSAYYLAKMFGELPLIITLPTVYLLISYPMLGCSSLKLFFLMLVFLLLNTIVAQSVGFFIGACCMDMNVSITLSALYTLATQLFGGYLSSRIPPGLSWIRYTSMIHYAYQNMQILEFGEGPAIRCGNPSSYEVCKHNSTEYIPYEDILNAQNSNCPLWLNTMVLIVFFIVFRTLGYSVLRYVRCPKS, encoded by the exons gaGTGATCATGCTATGGTCACCTTTCCTTTTATATCAGAGCAACATCGAGCACTTCAACtaacatttcaaaatataaatgttCTGCACAAcgataaaaaaattctagctgaCGTCAGTGGAATGGTAAG CCCCGGGGAAGTTCTGGCAATTATGGGTCCATCAGGATGTGGAAAAACAACCCTACTCGACAGTCTTAGTGGTCAACGGCATATTGAAAGTGGTTGTATCTATTTAAATCGCGAGACTATATCAAAGAAATGGCGTCGGAAAATCTGTTATGTTCAGCAAGAAGAAGTTTTCTTTGCTGGACTGACTCTTCGAGAAACAATAGTTTATACAGCACTGCTGCGTTTACCTGAAAAAATTCCATAtgatgataaaattaaattagtagATAGAGTCCTTGAGGCTCTTGAGCTTACGAATTGTCAACAAACTAAATTTGGAGATTATATGAACAGAGGACTCTCTGGCGGGGAAAAGAAAAGAGCTAGCATAGCTTGTGAGTTACTGACAAACCCTCTGTTGATGCTTCTTGAT GAACCTACTTCTGGTCTTGATAGTTATTCAGCGATTTCTCTGATGAAAGTACTAAAAAGATACGCCATTCAGGAGCAAAAAACTGTTGTCATCACTGTTCACCAACCATCATCACAAATGTTTCACATGTTCGATAAATTACTTCTTTTGTACAATGGAAGGACAGCTTATTTTGGTGAAGTGAAGAATATATTCAGTTATTTTGAAGGTATCGGAGTCACAATTAAGCCACATTATAACCCTGCCGATTTTGTGT TGGAACAAATAAAATCCTATCCAGATATTAGAGAGAAACTATTTATCGCGGCTCGAGAATCTCATGGGAACTTCTTGAACCGCAATTGCATCACAGCTAATACTgaatacacaaacaaaaatcatgATACTCTGATCAACgacataataaataattattataaggatattaaaaataatcacAATAATGAACTGAATCACGAGGATGCACAACATCTTTGGGCTGCAGCAGATTTACAATCAAATTTCAGTTCCGCATCGAGTGAATACCATGAAATGATGCACAATTGGTTGGACTATCCGACGAGGTTTCATACCCAGTTTCGGGTATTGTCGAGTCGAAATTTCAAAGAAGCAAAACCTCGGATGTTATCGAAACTTAATTGGTTGCAAACCATTGGATTGGGCTTAATGGCGGGTGCCATATGGTTTCAAATTCCAAGGACTGAAGAGTTTTTGCATGATTTGCAAGGATGGATGTTTTTCTCGCAAACATATTGGATGTTGTTTGCGCTTTTTGGTGCCCTTAATTCAT tCCCTTCTGAACGTGAAGTTATTAGCAAAGAAAGGCGCTCTGGAGCATACAGATTATCAGCTTATTATCTAGCCAAAATGTTCGGTGAACTGCCATTAATAATTACTCTTCCTACAGTGTACCTGCTTATCAGCTACCCTATGCTTGGTTGTTCGAG TCTCAAGCTTTTCTTCTTGATGTTGGTATTTTTACTGCTCAATACAATTGTGGCTCAAAGTGTTGGATTTTTCATAGGTGCATGTTGCATGGATATGAATGTCAGCATAACTTTGAGTGCTTTATATACACTAGCTACACAACTTTTTGGGGGGTACTTATCGTCGAGGATACCACCTGGCCTCAGCTGGATACGATACACGTCGATGATACACTATGCATATCAAAATATGCAAATTCTGGAATTTGGAGAGGGCCCGGCGATAAG ATGTGGCAATCCTAGCAGCTATGAAGTGTGCAAACACAATAGTACCGAATACATTCCATACGAAGATATTCTGAATGCACAGAACTCAAATTGTCCTCTGTGGTTAAATACTATGGTGTTGATAGTGTTTTTTATTGTGTTCCGTACTTTAGGTTATTCAGTTTTGCGCTATGTACGATGTCCAAAATCgtga
- the LOC129920960 gene encoding uncharacterized protein LOC129920960 isoform X3, whose translation MIKSDHAMVTFPFISEQHRALQLTFQNINVLHNDKKILADVSGMVSPGEVLAIMGPSGCGKTTLLDSLSGQRHIESGCIYLNRETISKKWRRKICYVQQEEVFFAGLTLRETIVYTALLRLPEKIPYDDKIKLVDRVLEALELTNCQQTKFGDYMNRGLSGGEKKRASIACELLTNPLLMLLDEPTSGLDSYSAISLMKVLKRYAIQEQKTVVITVHQPSSQMFHMFDKLLLLYNGRTAYFGEVKNIFSYFEGIGVTIKPHYNPADFVLEQIKSYPDIREKLFIAARESHGNFLNRNCITANTEYTNKNHDTLINDIINNYYKDIKNNHNNELNHEDAQHLWAAADLQSNFSSASSEYHEMMHNWLDYPTRFHTQFRVLSSRNFKEAKPRMLSKLNWLQTIGLGLMAGAIWFQIPRTEEFLHDLQGWMFFSQTYWMLFALFGALNSFPSEREVISKERRSGAYRLSAYYLAKMFGELPLIITLPTVYLLISYPMLGCSSLKLFFLMLVFLLLNTIVAQSVGFFIGACCMDMNVSITLSALYTLATQLFGGYLSSRIPPGLSWIRYTSMIHYAYQNMQILEFGEGPAIRCGNPSSYEVCKHNSTEYIPYEDILNAQNSNCPLWLNTMVLIVFFIVFRTLGYSVLRYVRCPKS comes from the exons atgattaa gaGTGATCATGCTATGGTCACCTTTCCTTTTATATCAGAGCAACATCGAGCACTTCAACtaacatttcaaaatataaatgttCTGCACAAcgataaaaaaattctagctgaCGTCAGTGGAATGGTAAG CCCCGGGGAAGTTCTGGCAATTATGGGTCCATCAGGATGTGGAAAAACAACCCTACTCGACAGTCTTAGTGGTCAACGGCATATTGAAAGTGGTTGTATCTATTTAAATCGCGAGACTATATCAAAGAAATGGCGTCGGAAAATCTGTTATGTTCAGCAAGAAGAAGTTTTCTTTGCTGGACTGACTCTTCGAGAAACAATAGTTTATACAGCACTGCTGCGTTTACCTGAAAAAATTCCATAtgatgataaaattaaattagtagATAGAGTCCTTGAGGCTCTTGAGCTTACGAATTGTCAACAAACTAAATTTGGAGATTATATGAACAGAGGACTCTCTGGCGGGGAAAAGAAAAGAGCTAGCATAGCTTGTGAGTTACTGACAAACCCTCTGTTGATGCTTCTTGAT GAACCTACTTCTGGTCTTGATAGTTATTCAGCGATTTCTCTGATGAAAGTACTAAAAAGATACGCCATTCAGGAGCAAAAAACTGTTGTCATCACTGTTCACCAACCATCATCACAAATGTTTCACATGTTCGATAAATTACTTCTTTTGTACAATGGAAGGACAGCTTATTTTGGTGAAGTGAAGAATATATTCAGTTATTTTGAAGGTATCGGAGTCACAATTAAGCCACATTATAACCCTGCCGATTTTGTGT TGGAACAAATAAAATCCTATCCAGATATTAGAGAGAAACTATTTATCGCGGCTCGAGAATCTCATGGGAACTTCTTGAACCGCAATTGCATCACAGCTAATACTgaatacacaaacaaaaatcatgATACTCTGATCAACgacataataaataattattataaggatattaaaaataatcacAATAATGAACTGAATCACGAGGATGCACAACATCTTTGGGCTGCAGCAGATTTACAATCAAATTTCAGTTCCGCATCGAGTGAATACCATGAAATGATGCACAATTGGTTGGACTATCCGACGAGGTTTCATACCCAGTTTCGGGTATTGTCGAGTCGAAATTTCAAAGAAGCAAAACCTCGGATGTTATCGAAACTTAATTGGTTGCAAACCATTGGATTGGGCTTAATGGCGGGTGCCATATGGTTTCAAATTCCAAGGACTGAAGAGTTTTTGCATGATTTGCAAGGATGGATGTTTTTCTCGCAAACATATTGGATGTTGTTTGCGCTTTTTGGTGCCCTTAATTCAT tCCCTTCTGAACGTGAAGTTATTAGCAAAGAAAGGCGCTCTGGAGCATACAGATTATCAGCTTATTATCTAGCCAAAATGTTCGGTGAACTGCCATTAATAATTACTCTTCCTACAGTGTACCTGCTTATCAGCTACCCTATGCTTGGTTGTTCGAG TCTCAAGCTTTTCTTCTTGATGTTGGTATTTTTACTGCTCAATACAATTGTGGCTCAAAGTGTTGGATTTTTCATAGGTGCATGTTGCATGGATATGAATGTCAGCATAACTTTGAGTGCTTTATATACACTAGCTACACAACTTTTTGGGGGGTACTTATCGTCGAGGATACCACCTGGCCTCAGCTGGATACGATACACGTCGATGATACACTATGCATATCAAAATATGCAAATTCTGGAATTTGGAGAGGGCCCGGCGATAAG ATGTGGCAATCCTAGCAGCTATGAAGTGTGCAAACACAATAGTACCGAATACATTCCATACGAAGATATTCTGAATGCACAGAACTCAAATTGTCCTCTGTGGTTAAATACTATGGTGTTGATAGTGTTTTTTATTGTGTTCCGTACTTTAGGTTATTCAGTTTTGCGCTATGTACGATGTCCAAAATCgtga